One Polaribacter sp. KT25b DNA segment encodes these proteins:
- a CDS encoding TIGR04282 family arsenosugar biosynthesis glycosyltransferase: MSKNLLLIFTRNPELGKAKTRLAKTVGDKIALEIYKFLLLKTRDISLKVNADKAVYYSVKIRENDIWDASIYQKQQQFGEDLGIRMLNAFKNGFDSGYEKVMIIGSDLYDLTTEIIDDAFYQLNNNDVVIGPAEDGGYYLLGMNFLEEKVFKNKDWGTASVRAKTMLDLKDKKVHLLEELNDVDVFEDIEFHPAFQKFLK; this comes from the coding sequence ATGAGTAAAAATTTGCTATTAATATTTACAAGAAACCCAGAGTTAGGTAAAGCAAAAACACGCTTAGCAAAAACAGTTGGTGATAAAATTGCATTAGAAATTTATAAATTTTTACTGCTAAAAACTAGAGATATTTCATTAAAAGTAAATGCAGATAAGGCCGTTTATTATTCCGTCAAAATCAGAGAAAATGACATTTGGGATGCAAGCATTTATCAAAAACAACAACAATTTGGTGAAGATTTAGGTATCAGAATGTTAAATGCTTTTAAAAATGGTTTTGATTCTGGCTACGAAAAAGTAATGATTATTGGTAGTGATTTGTACGATTTAACAACAGAAATTATAGATGATGCTTTTTATCAATTAAATAATAATGATGTTGTAATTGGTCCTGCAGAAGATGGTGGTTATTACCTTTTAGGGATGAATTTTTTAGAAGAAAAAGTATTCAAAAATAAAGATTGGGGTACAGCAAGTGTTAGAGCAAAAACCATGTTAGATTTAAAGGATAAAAAAGTACATTTGTTAGAAGAATTAAATGATGTAGATGTTTTTGAAGACATTGAGTTTCATCCTGCATTTCAAAAATTTTTAAAATAA
- a CDS encoding purine-nucleoside phosphorylase produces the protein MSKQEQLAQTIDFLASAGITNPEIGIVLGTGLGKLVNEISIEKQVAYTDIPNFPVATVEFHSGKLIYGEISGKKVLVMSGRFHLYEGYTPWEVTYGIRTMHGLGIKNLLISNAAGAINLSYKKGDLMLIEDHINLQGQSPLAFKGANTFGNIFADMLAPYSKEINSKIIEVAKTENILLHQGTYASVLGPQLETRAEYRMLQILEADAVGMSTVPEVIVAKQLNLPCAAISVLTDECDPKNLQPVDIAEIIAIAGEAEPKMITLFKEVIKVL, from the coding sequence ATGAGTAAGCAAGAACAATTAGCACAAACTATCGATTTTTTAGCATCAGCAGGAATTACAAATCCAGAAATAGGAATCGTTTTGGGTACAGGTTTAGGGAAATTAGTTAATGAAATATCCATAGAAAAACAAGTTGCTTATACAGATATACCAAATTTTCCTGTTGCAACTGTAGAGTTTCATTCAGGTAAATTAATTTACGGAGAAATATCAGGAAAAAAAGTACTTGTAATGTCTGGTCGTTTTCATTTATATGAAGGGTATACTCCTTGGGAAGTTACTTACGGAATTAGAACAATGCACGGATTAGGAATCAAAAATTTGCTAATTTCTAATGCTGCAGGTGCTATTAATTTATCTTACAAAAAAGGCGATTTAATGTTGATTGAAGATCACATTAATTTGCAAGGTCAATCTCCATTAGCCTTTAAAGGGGCAAATACTTTTGGTAATATTTTTGCAGATATGTTAGCACCATATTCAAAAGAAATCAACTCAAAAATTATTGAAGTAGCAAAAACGGAAAATATTCTTTTACATCAAGGAACTTATGCAAGTGTATTAGGTCCTCAATTAGAAACTAGGGCAGAATATAGAATGTTACAAATTTTAGAAGCTGACGCTGTTGGCATGAGTACAGTTCCAGAAGTAATTGTTGCCAAACAACTAAATTTACCTTGTGCAGCTATTTCTGTGTTAACTGATGAATGTGATCCTAAAAACTTACAACCTGTAGATATTGCAGAAATTATTGCAATTGCTGGTGAAGCAGAACCTAAAATGATTACTCTTTTTAAAGAAGTAATTAAAGTTTTATAA
- a CDS encoding LruC domain-containing protein — MKTKFFTLIFSFALLLSCTNELPKGETEIVEYITDDITTLVVPEGHDLRPIALQNTNINLSEDSRADIVKVRIYKIENDENKLIYSGAIDRNTSINSIVKVPNHVSLLSVQADLAAGTREWIVTPAELESLIIEDEEVVDVDEDETEAKAKSATAAKTSVTYAQKDAPTWSCDDYKDFSGNDNGDFKISNNSTQGINVDKKTEIYICSGGSWKPGYLNDNGGKLTIYVASGATLTLSGSINSTIYNIGTFNGTNLEVKEDSKFENWGTANITGAFNVSSNDVENYEGVFNVSGSLSVRDKGDFDNEGGTINVGGHVTVSGNLHNKENSTLNVAGHFTVNSKGDFENECRTIISGNFINNQKVNFDNASYTVVTGSFTNNSNGEVSIKEGSIFKCASIMSNAKIKGSKAYSIIETGAITFNGNSRFEGELDICSDSFKDDMGNNKVLSTCTTFISSGGCSPGYNNLIDEDKDGVIAGVDVDDNNPNVSSYNYPQGQNSFFTTIYEDLYPCMGDYDLNDLVHNYSYSEGVNTSGSVTEIAFDYKFPAMGGAFNNSFVLRVMDEDDNATLSLENSTYYSATGIQRLHDSENKTTLFIFNNIKSIYTSNTGAIVNTAREDYTVIPVISGKVLNINGAYDEFLLQDGKLGHEIHPLYNKLHANYAALNNPSMYNDSSNFLRCDDSSSVITSLFVNSNGFPWVLNDLPMDLPWPKEGVSILEAYPNFDDFVISNSSLDWYSNINGNRILSNLN; from the coding sequence ATGAAAACTAAATTTTTTACACTAATTTTTTCCTTTGCATTATTACTAAGTTGTACTAATGAACTACCAAAAGGCGAAACTGAAATAGTTGAATATATTACTGATGACATAACAACATTAGTAGTACCAGAAGGTCATGATTTAAGACCAATTGCATTGCAAAATACTAATATAAATTTATCAGAAGATTCTCGTGCAGACATTGTTAAAGTAAGAATTTATAAAATTGAAAATGATGAGAATAAATTAATATACAGTGGTGCAATAGACAGAAATACATCAATAAATAGTATTGTTAAAGTACCAAATCATGTAAGTTTATTATCTGTACAAGCAGATTTAGCAGCAGGTACAAGAGAATGGATAGTTACACCTGCAGAATTAGAAAGTTTAATTATTGAAGATGAAGAAGTAGTAGATGTTGATGAAGATGAAACTGAAGCTAAAGCTAAAAGCGCTACAGCAGCTAAAACAAGTGTAACATACGCTCAAAAAGATGCACCAACTTGGAGTTGTGATGATTATAAAGATTTTTCTGGCAACGATAATGGCGATTTTAAAATAAGTAATAATTCAACTCAAGGAATTAATGTTGATAAAAAAACAGAAATATATATCTGTAGTGGAGGTTCTTGGAAACCAGGTTATTTAAATGATAATGGTGGTAAGCTTACTATTTATGTAGCTAGTGGTGCAACTTTAACACTTTCAGGATCTATAAATTCTACTATTTACAATATTGGTACTTTTAATGGTACAAACTTAGAGGTTAAAGAAGATAGTAAATTTGAGAACTGGGGAACAGCAAATATTACTGGAGCTTTTAATGTTTCTTCTAATGATGTAGAAAATTATGAAGGTGTTTTTAATGTTTCTGGCTCTTTAAGTGTTAGAGATAAAGGAGATTTTGATAATGAAGGTGGTACAATAAATGTAGGCGGACATGTTACAGTTTCTGGTAATCTTCATAATAAAGAAAATTCAACTCTTAATGTTGCTGGGCATTTTACTGTCAATAGTAAAGGAGATTTTGAAAATGAATGTAGAACTATTATTTCTGGAAATTTTATAAATAATCAAAAAGTTAATTTTGATAATGCTTCTTATACAGTGGTTACAGGGAGTTTTACAAATAATTCTAATGGAGAAGTTTCTATTAAAGAAGGTTCTATTTTTAAATGTGCTAGTATTATGTCTAATGCTAAAATAAAAGGAAGTAAAGCATATTCTATTATAGAAACTGGCGCTATAACTTTTAATGGAAATTCAAGGTTTGAAGGGGAATTAGATATTTGCTCTGATAGTTTTAAAGACGACATGGGAAATAACAAGGTATTGAGCACATGTACTACTTTTATTTCATCAGGAGGTTGTTCTCCAGGATATAATAATTTAATTGACGAAGATAAAGATGGTGTAATTGCAGGTGTAGATGTAGATGATAACAACCCAAATGTATCATCTTATAATTATCCACAAGGACAAAATAGTTTTTTTACAACGATATACGAAGATTTATATCCATGTATGGGAGATTATGATTTAAATGACTTGGTACACAATTACAGTTATAGTGAAGGGGTTAACACAAGTGGTTCTGTAACAGAGATTGCATTTGACTATAAGTTTCCTGCAATGGGAGGAGCTTTTAATAACAGTTTTGTTTTAAGAGTTATGGATGAAGATGATAATGCAACTTTAAGTTTAGAAAATTCAACTTATTATTCAGCAACAGGAATACAAAGATTACATGATAGCGAAAATAAAACAACGTTATTTATCTTTAATAATATTAAATCTATATATACTAGTAATACTGGTGCAATTGTAAATACAGCTCGTGAAGATTATACAGTTATTCCTGTAATTTCTGGAAAGGTTTTAAATATAAACGGAGCTTATGATGAATTTTTATTACAAGATGGAAAATTAGGTCATGAAATTCATCCATTGTATAATAAATTACATGCTAATTACGCAGCTTTAAATAATCCTTCTATGTATAATGATTCTAGTAATTTTTTAAGATGTGATGATAGTTCTTCTGTAATTACAAGTCTTTTTGTAAACTCTAACGGATTTCCTTGGGTGTTAAATGATTTGCCAATGGATTTACCTTGGCCAAAAGAAGGAGTTTCAATATTAGAAGCGTATCCTAATTTTGATGATTTTGTAATCTCAAATTCATCTTTAGATTGGTATTCAAACATTAATGGAAACAGAATTTTATCTAACTTAAATTAA
- a CDS encoding helix-turn-helix domain-containing protein — MNLIDTKWKPLILFHLLEDGLRSGVLQKQIEGISNKMFTQTVRELEKDGLISRKVYQLVPPKVVYKLSQRGESLENILRSLDKWVLEDVKS; from the coding sequence ATGAATTTAATAGACACAAAATGGAAACCTTTAATTCTATTTCATTTATTAGAAGATGGTTTGCGTTCTGGAGTTTTACAAAAACAAATAGAAGGCATTTCTAACAAAATGTTTACCCAAACTGTTAGAGAATTAGAAAAAGATGGTCTTATTTCTAGAAAAGTTTATCAGCTAGTTCCTCCAAAAGTTGTATATAAATTAAGTCAAAGAGGAGAATCGCTTGAAAATATTTTAAGAAGTTTAGATAAATGGGTTTTAGAAGATGTTAAAAGTTAA
- a CDS encoding sterol desaturase family protein produces MDTYLDIIKNSYNGYWNYLQKSVLMELNWENYFYGLILISLVVWSLEMLFPWRKNQAVFRKDFWLDTFYMFFNFFLLNLIILIALSNSAAQLFNDVLSIFNISISDFQLFEINDFPFWARILVFFIVVDFVQWCTHRLLHQFEFLWNFHKVHHSVKEMGFAAHLRYHWMEPVVYSSLKYIPLAIIGGFNAQDVALVHFFNITIGHLNHANINWDYGFLKYILNNPRMHIWHHAKELPKERRNGVNFGITLSIWDYIFKTNYIPYNGRDIELGFDDDENFPKDFMHQEMYPLVKK; encoded by the coding sequence ATGGACACCTACTTAGATATTATAAAAAATTCATACAATGGTTATTGGAATTACCTCCAAAAATCTGTATTGATGGAACTCAATTGGGAAAATTATTTCTACGGATTAATCCTCATATCTTTAGTAGTTTGGAGTTTAGAAATGCTATTTCCTTGGCGCAAAAATCAAGCTGTTTTTAGAAAAGATTTTTGGCTAGATACATTTTACATGTTCTTTAATTTCTTTTTATTAAACCTTATTATATTAATTGCCCTATCCAATTCAGCCGCACAATTATTCAACGATGTTTTAAGTATTTTTAATATCTCAATTTCAGATTTTCAACTTTTCGAAATCAACGATTTTCCTTTTTGGGCTAGAATTTTAGTCTTCTTTATTGTTGTTGATTTTGTGCAATGGTGTACGCACAGACTGTTACATCAATTCGAATTTCTTTGGAATTTTCACAAAGTACATCACTCTGTAAAAGAAATGGGTTTTGCTGCACATCTACGTTATCATTGGATGGAACCTGTTGTTTACAGTTCATTAAAATACATTCCGTTAGCAATTATTGGCGGCTTTAACGCCCAAGATGTTGCACTTGTGCATTTCTTTAATATTACCATTGGGCATTTAAACCACGCAAATATTAATTGGGATTATGGTTTTTTAAAATACATTTTAAACAACCCCAGAATGCATATTTGGCATCATGCAAAAGAGTTGCCAAAAGAACGAAGAAATGGTGTTAATTTTGGAATTACACTAAGTATTTGGGATTATATTTTTAAAACCAATTACATTCCCTATAATGGTAGAGATATAGAACTTGGTTTTGATGATGACGAAAATTTCCCTAAAGATTTTATGCATCAAGAAATGTATCCTTTAGTTAAAAAGTAA
- a CDS encoding S46 family peptidase: MKYIKIVLFFFVVQISAQQGGMWIPSLLEGMNEQEMTSLGSKLTAKDIYNVNNSSLKDAIGHFNGGCTSEIISPKGLILTNHHCGFGQIQAHSTLENDYLKDGFWAMNLNEELPNPGLYVEFIVRIEDVTDSVLLGVNDSLTEREKQSIITKNGNALQKTTEKEAWQQTKIKSFFQGNQFFLFVTERFEDIRLVGAPPTNIGKFGSDTDNWVFPRHTGDFSMFRIYADKNNHPAKYSKDNVPYKPKHFLPVSLDGVEEGDFTLVFGFPGTTDEYLPAVAIKHITQEYNPTNIAIREAALKVIDAKMKESDAIRIKYASKQARIANYWKKWIGENLGIQKSNAIEKRQEFEATFTKALQENNLTEKYGNILPEFDKLYTDFAAINIKRRNFIEVFLVTNELMSMTFRAYQFEQAVTKNPKDLDKARASIENTLKSIHKNYDVTVDKGVFENVMPFYTKNIDATIYDKTAFTNLNTALGLFNGKAKKVLKKLNNDAAYQYAKPMIEAFYTSINKEYSEKNAPIVALQKEYMKALMEALPNARYFPDANSTLRVTYGQVRGYAPRDAVYYNPVSYLDGVIEKYIPGDYEFDVPEKLRELYKTKNYGEYADKNGKVPVCFLGTNHTTGGNSGSPAIDAEGNLIGLNFDRVWEGTMSDMNYDPEICRNIMVDLRYVLFIVDKYAGATHLIDEMTLVHPKKK; this comes from the coding sequence ATGAAATATATTAAAATAGTACTTTTTTTCTTTGTTGTACAAATATCTGCACAACAAGGAGGTATGTGGATTCCTTCTCTTTTAGAAGGAATGAATGAACAAGAAATGACTTCTTTAGGAAGTAAGTTAACAGCAAAAGACATTTACAACGTAAACAACTCTAGCTTAAAAGATGCAATTGGGCATTTTAATGGCGGCTGTACAAGTGAAATAATATCGCCAAAAGGGTTAATTTTAACAAACCATCATTGTGGTTTTGGACAAATTCAGGCACACTCTACTTTAGAAAATGATTATTTAAAAGATGGTTTTTGGGCCATGAATTTAAATGAAGAATTACCAAACCCAGGATTATATGTAGAATTTATTGTTCGTATAGAAGATGTAACAGACAGTGTTCTATTAGGTGTAAATGATTCTTTAACTGAAAGAGAAAAACAATCTATTATTACAAAAAATGGGAATGCTTTACAAAAAACAACCGAGAAAGAAGCTTGGCAACAAACCAAAATAAAATCCTTTTTTCAAGGAAATCAATTCTTTTTATTTGTTACAGAACGCTTTGAAGACATCCGTTTAGTTGGTGCACCACCAACAAATATTGGTAAATTTGGTAGCGATACAGACAATTGGGTTTTTCCTAGACATACTGGCGATTTTTCTATGTTTAGAATTTATGCTGATAAAAACAATCATCCTGCAAAATACAGTAAAGACAATGTTCCTTACAAACCAAAACATTTTTTACCCGTTTCTTTAGACGGTGTAGAAGAAGGCGATTTTACTTTAGTTTTTGGTTTTCCAGGAACTACAGACGAATATTTACCTGCCGTTGCCATTAAACACATTACTCAAGAATACAACCCAACAAATATTGCTATTAGAGAAGCTGCTTTAAAAGTGATTGATGCAAAAATGAAAGAGAGCGATGCAATTCGCATTAAATACGCTTCTAAACAAGCTAGAATTGCAAATTATTGGAAAAAATGGATTGGAGAGAATTTAGGTATTCAAAAAAGTAACGCAATAGAAAAAAGACAAGAGTTTGAAGCTACTTTTACAAAAGCATTACAAGAAAACAACTTAACAGAAAAATATGGAAATATACTTCCAGAATTTGATAAATTGTATACAGATTTTGCGGCTATAAATATTAAAAGAAGAAACTTTATAGAAGTCTTTTTAGTAACAAATGAATTAATGTCAATGACTTTTAGAGCTTATCAATTTGAGCAAGCTGTTACTAAAAATCCAAAAGACTTAGACAAGGCAAGGGCTTCTATAGAAAATACTTTAAAAAGTATTCATAAAAATTATGATGTTACTGTAGACAAAGGCGTTTTTGAAAATGTAATGCCTTTTTATACTAAAAATATAGATGCTACTATTTATGATAAAACAGCATTTACCAATTTAAATACCGCTTTAGGTTTATTTAATGGAAAAGCTAAAAAGGTACTTAAAAAATTAAATAATGATGCTGCATATCAATATGCAAAACCTATGATTGAAGCTTTTTACACCAGTATTAACAAAGAATACTCAGAAAAAAATGCACCTATTGTAGCGCTTCAAAAAGAATACATGAAAGCTTTAATGGAAGCTTTACCAAATGCACGCTATTTTCCGGATGCAAATAGTACTTTACGTGTAACTTACGGGCAAGTTAGAGGTTATGCGCCTAGAGATGCTGTTTATTACAACCCTGTAAGTTATTTAGATGGAGTTATTGAAAAATATATTCCTGGAGATTATGAATTTGATGTTCCAGAAAAATTACGTGAACTTTATAAAACTAAAAACTATGGAGAATATGCTGATAAAAACGGGAAAGTACCTGTTTGTTTTTTAGGCACAAACCATACAACCGGTGGTAACTCTGGCAGTCCTGCAATAGATGCAGAAGGTAACTTAATAGGCTTAAATTTTGATAGAGTTTGGGAAGGAACAATGAGTGATATGAACTACGATCCTGAAATTTGTAGAAACATCATGGTAGATTTAAGATATGTTTTATTTATTGTTGATAAATATGCCGGAGCTACTCATTTAATCGATGAAATGACATTAGTTCATCCTAAGAAAAAATAA
- a CDS encoding metallophosphoesterase family protein, which produces MSTFAIGDIHGGLKALLQVLNQLEVKEDDTIIFMGDYVDGWSESAQVVDFLIGLSEKINCIFIKGNHDVWCQNWLKDSNDVNPSWFLHGGKETMESYEGFSDEKKQQHLHFFENLPLYHLDNQKRLFLHAGFTSLHGVEKEKFQELFYLDRSLWEMLLVMDKSIEKDSMFYPKRLQHYKEIYIGHTPTTNYNETSPINIANVWNVDTGAAFKGKITGLNIETKEFFQSDNLPGLYPNEKGRNK; this is translated from the coding sequence ATGAGCACTTTTGCAATTGGCGATATTCATGGAGGATTAAAAGCCTTACTACAGGTATTAAATCAATTAGAAGTTAAAGAAGATGACACCATTATTTTTATGGGCGATTATGTTGATGGTTGGAGCGAATCTGCACAGGTTGTTGACTTTTTAATTGGTTTATCAGAAAAAATTAACTGTATTTTTATCAAAGGAAATCATGATGTTTGGTGTCAAAACTGGTTAAAAGATTCAAACGATGTAAATCCTTCTTGGTTTTTGCATGGAGGTAAAGAAACCATGGAAAGTTATGAAGGTTTTTCTGATGAGAAAAAACAACAGCATCTTCATTTTTTTGAAAATTTGCCCTTATATCATTTAGATAATCAAAAAAGATTGTTTTTGCATGCAGGTTTTACTTCTTTACATGGAGTTGAAAAGGAAAAGTTTCAAGAATTGTTTTATTTAGACAGATCTTTGTGGGAAATGCTTTTGGTAATGGATAAAAGTATTGAAAAAGATTCTATGTTTTATCCGAAGCGATTACAGCATTACAAAGAAATTTATATAGGTCATACGCCAACAACAAACTATAATGAAACTTCACCAATAAACATTGCCAATGTTTGGAATGTAGATACTGGTGCTGCTTTTAAGGGAAAAATAACAGGTTTAAATATAGAAACTAAAGAATTTTTTCAGAGTGATAATTTGCCAGGTTTATACCCAAATGAAAAAGGTAGAAATAAGTAA